Part of the Benincasa hispida cultivar B227 chromosome 11, ASM972705v1, whole genome shotgun sequence genome, aaccaaaatttgaaaattaaaaaaaatagtttttaaaaatttgttcttGTTtctagaatttggctaagtattcaatatttttactaaagaaatatacaaatcatagtagaaaaacataagaaaatagGTTCagttttcaaaaccaaaaaatcaaaagtgaaatggttaccaaatgaggtcttatttgtttttaaaaattgtgtttgtttttttaccCTTTCATCTTTATCACTATAGTACGTGGGTTATAGTCTCTGTTGTGGCgcaaactaatttaattaattataggttataaatagttGTAAACACCACTATTATATTTGGAGCCCTAAACATGAAATAGATTataatattcactccaccaacTCCAAATTACAAACTTGAAcgtttagccaaattctaaaagcaaaaataagttatttaaaactatttttatagttttcaaattttggtttaattttttaaaactcctAAAAATGGTAATAAAACAAAGAATTCAACAgatgaaaatagtatttataaccttcattttcataaataaaaaaaccttAGCAAGGCATAAACTTgtcattaaacaaaaaaatcacatacaagaaaaattaaagaaaataaatactcTTTTAGTCATTGAGTTGGTTTAAAAGGTTTCTCAGCAAATAAATCAATGGTTGCAAAATTGATTGttaaaatatctaaaattttggATATGGGTGATAACGGGTTTGATTTTGTCGGTTTTGAGGTCAACCaagaaccaaaccaaaccaattgATTTTACAAAGAAGATATCCAAACTAATTTCCAACAAAGAACAAAATCATTGGATTAGTTTATTATCTGGTTCTCGATTTTTGGTATTTCCgtttttcttccaatttttatttttattaccctttgttttgaattgatcctttttactaatttaaaattaaaatcggGTCTATTTCCTTTTTCATAAATTGAAAATCGACCTTTTTTCTTTGCagttttctaaataaaaaaacaaacaagaccacaataatgagtttttttttaaacaacaaatatacatacaccataataattaaaatactaaaagataatttatttttaaggatatatatatataccattgGATCGGTTTGGtttgattgatttttctaataaaaaactGATCCGAACCCATACTTTTTTGTTTTCGTCAAATATAAACtaagattttcaattttatactaaaaaacggattggtttggtttttttttttttttttttttgtggttcCAGTCCTAGTTTTGGAAGCAAATTAGgaatttaacatttattttttccttctccATTGGTAGCATTTAGCAACTTGGCAACTTTCCCATCCTATTCCATCCCCTACAAAAATCTCACACCCATATTATTCACCTCTTCACTTTACCAATCCAGAAACCCTAATTCCTCCTTCCCTTTCCATGGCGGATTCCGACAACGATTCCGGCGGCGGCTGCCAGAAATCTCCCTCTCCACGTGAGCACGACCGCCTCCTCCCGATCGCCAACGTCGGCCGGATCATGAAAAAGGCTCTCCCTGGGAACGCCAAGATCTCAAAAGACGCCAAAGAAACCGTCCAAGAATGCGTCTCTGAGTTCATCAGTTTCGTCACCGGCGAAGCCTCCGAGAAGTGCCACAACGAGAAGCGAAAGACGATCAACGGCGACGATTTGCTCTGGGCTATGGCGACCTTAGGGTTCGAGGACTATGTCGATCCTCTCAAGTTTTATCTCCAACGGTTTCGAGAAATTGAAGGCGAGAGGACCACGCTTGCGTCACGTGACTCCGCCAACGCCGCCGCTAACTCCGCCGCAGCTGCCAATAGTACGTTTTTCGACGGCGGTGGGGAATTCGGGGATGGGATGGGGATGACGATGATGCCTCCGAATGTTTATGGTTCTAATGGGCCGCGTTGGGATGGGCCTGGGTTTACTACTACGGGTCGGCCCAGGTAGATGGCCCAGCCCGGCCCATTGGCTTTGATTGGGCCCAGCACTATACACTACTACATTCATTACCATTACCAATCACCATGACGGCGAAATCTCCATTTTATCCTCCATAAAATGAAGATGGGCAGCTGATGGAGGTTTAagtctttttaattttataaaattataatgacgtagataaataataataataggccatgaatttaatctatttttatttaataaatatgcattttataatttttataacaattataaattatgttGAATCGTTACTTTGCTtcctaaatttttttagttggttttttttacttctttttgtttgattttttttttaaaaaataatttcttaaaCATTCTATCCTTGGGACTAATTATAAATTCATTTTGTTAGCTCTAGGTTAATGCTTACCCTTTGTTGTTTTTAAGAATTGAGTCTAAAATTAGGCTCTGATGATAGTTTAAATattatgatttttgtttttatattttgcttttggttcattttggttatATCGTGCtctttatttattctttttcatttttgttgtttatagaAATGTGTTTTGTCTTGTTCTTGAGTGTTCTATTCAGATTCATAAATAAACTATTAATGCCTATTTATTTGTTGTACACGTTCAACTCATATTTTACACAATTATTAAATTATGTTATAAGTTTGTTGATCATATAAAGAATAGTATTTTGTATATATCACATGCAAGGATTACAtgtaaaaaatgataaaatatatttagagTTCTTGAATAAACATCTTAAGAATAGGGGTGAACATGACAGACCGAAAAATCGATCCGATCCGACCGATCCAAATCGGTCGAAATCGAGTCGGACGGACGGTGATTAGTGAAGTTTGGTCGGAGTCGGTTTGGCATTATTTGAATCGACTTCCACGTCGGTTGGTGAAGATGGTCTGACCCGACCGATAtgtgctttttttaaaaaaaatcactatcACGTCACACGTGCCTTGTCTAGGATTTCTACTTTCTGTTTCTATCTAAAAATGAAGCCACAGCCGTCAATTGGAGTTCCACTGCcctgttttttttcttttctgtttctaCTTCCTATTTCTAGCATACtagaaattttctatttataatgaTAACGATTTATaactaaatataatttttacctAAAAGCACTAACTACTTAGCACTAACAACTAAGtggtaaaatataaaaaattaaatatagcATTTTTTCTAAGTCTAATTTAGActattgaaaatttataaaactcACTTAGAttgtctaaatattttttttaaaaagaaaaaaatccaaaatcgaCCAAACCAACCGATCGGTCAGCTGGTTGTGCTTTTTTCTCAGACGACGGTTGGATCGGTTTGACAAGGTTTAGAATCGATTATACTTGGTTCGGCGTCGATCTGGTCGGAAAATCGATCCTGACCGGTCGATGATCACCCCTACTTATGATTGTTGAAAAATTGGGAAAGTATGTGTAAGTGAATAGTTGaacaaaaaattacaaacaTGCTATAAAAAATCACACCTTTTTTAGGTTACAAAGAAAAACTATCCTAACTCAATCCGACTTCATTCTACACTCAAGACATAGACTTCTTAAACCATCTCAACTCAATTTTGCACTCCAAACATGGGcttcaataataataagaataaaaataagaataataacAACTCAATTCAACTAAACTTACTTCAATTTTGCATGCCAACCGCAACCTAAAAACTAAAGATCTATGATTAACTTTCAAAATACATGGACTAAGGTTCTAGTTTGAAATGATTATAGTTTTTGAAATAATTGTTGCCGGATTTATTTTTCAGAAAACGAGATGTTTggaaatttttagttttaaatctaaaaattaaaaccatattATAGTGTtttgcaaataaaaaataaagtgttGTGATTTAGCTTGATGATCAAAGTAgacatattattttaattatttttgttttggaaaAACCACCTTTTAATGGTCAAGTTTTGAAGAATAAGTGTGTTTGGTTTTCAAAACATACATTTTTAGttctcaagtttttaaaattaggtaCGTTTGGTCTCTTGGTTTTCAAgatatatcttttttaatttcaaatttttaagaataaatttaaaagatccttaaaatatttattattattattttaaataattgcatTACATTTTACATTAGaaaaataagttagaaaaataattttcgaGAGGaggtaaatttttaaaataaaatttctaatttgaaataataaagaaaattactACAATGACTTTTAAACCTACTTTTTCTTaacaaaatgtatattttgaaaacataagaATCAAATACAcacattcttaaaaaaattcgaggactaaaaaaaatacattttcaaatctCAAAGACAAAACAtacatattcttcaaaattcaaggactaaaaaagttttcattacttttatattaatattaaatatcaaatttattataagataatattttaaagattGATATGCTTTAAATTGAGAAGAACTTTTAgatcaaatttaacaaaaagaaaattgttttaaaaaattaaatcaatacaaaataaacgtgaaaaaaaaaaaaaaaaagatttccaACTATTTATATTTACTTCCAATAGATAGCAAATCGTTAAgggaattttcaaaagttaaggGTGTGCTTAGATAActttttgaagtgtttaaatttgaaaaagaaaaaagtcattttgaaaatatttgtgATGCTTGGCTACTTCTTAAATGCCTTCCTTAGAAATGAGtttgaaaaataagtcattttgaggAAAACACTCAAACCCCtattttaagaaaatagattttttagtGATTGATCGGAAATCTATCCAATTGCTCTCTATCTTTTTCATTTTGCCCCAGAACTTCTCAATGAGATCGATTTGATGTTAGTTTTTGCTTTAATTTGAGATTAGATTTAGATCGTTGTTTCTCTTTTATGCTCGGGTTTACTTTTGGTtgtgtttttcttattttttgagGTTTGTTTTGGTTTGATGGTGTTCTTTCTTGTTTGATTAGGAAATTGGTGATGCAAAATTGATTCACCTCTATATATTAATCTCTGTTGCGAATTTCTTCCTATTTCAATTTGTCATCTCTTAAATATAAACCTTTCTTGCATTTATCTTAGATGTTTATGCTGATTTTTTTTTCGGATAGTTTACAATATAACGatgtttttcttaaaaagaaaaaagaaaaaagaagagatgttgagcaaatttgatttttgtacTAGAGTTtctaatattgattaatttttatttgttagAGATGTCTATGAATATAGTTGCAAAtagagatgaaaaagaaaagtaaatcaAAACAATTTGGAATGATATTGTAATTGATACATTTATCTATGTTTATATTGTTGAAACTATCAAAGGAAAGAGGCCTAAGTTGGATGGGAAATATGATTAGAACATTTCGAAAGAAAATGGGTTTAAATTACGATTCATCCGAGACAAACTATTGATACAACAAATGAGTCGTGGGAAGATAAATTAAAGGTATATCATTTATCTATATAGTTTATTTATTAAGCAATCCAAACACATTCTTAATATTCCATCTCGTCTTGAAATACCCATTAAATTAATACGTCCCATTCCGTATGTGGGTATATTTGTGGGTTGCTCTTTATCCGTCCTTTCTCATCGTAAAATATTCCATCTCGTCTTGAAATACCCATTTAAGCAGACACCCACCGAGAAATCTCCAATCCCCTACTGCCTACCTTCGTCGTCGCTCTCGCCACGCCACGTATTCAGATCATCCATATGAAGATTTTCACCGTTGGGTAGATTTGTCCGAGGGTAGTCGGAGCCACCTACTTGCAGAGGACCAAAATGGTCTAGATCTGTTCGTTCTTCAGAACTGCATCCGCCGACCTGTCCAATGGTTTCCCTGTTGCTAACCTGCCCTTATTCCGATCTGTGTTCCGTGGATCTCTTGCCCGCCGATCAATTTTCTGTCCTTCGTGAAGCTCTGTCTAATGACTATTTGCGCTTGGCCGTGGGTCTCAGCATTGTGCTCTATCTGTGATCTTAGTATTCTATTTTGAATCTTACTATGGGATTTGTGTTATTTGTGGCATTGGtacaaatggaaaaaaatatatatatatatatttttttaatattttgattaaattacaaatttggttcAATTTAGATCTCATAAATAGTTCgtatagtttgataaaattttcTATCCATCGTAAagatttttttatagaaattttttctaatcatagagactaaatttcaaattataggaactaaatttataatttaaccttatttttgaattaaaaattagttttctatgtttattttttctatCATTGCAATTATAGTTCCACTTTTTCTTTCGCTTTTTGAAAAGGTACTTCATTATTATTCATTCAATATagtttttagggaaaaaaaaacataaatttttatttacttatatGATTGCCCTCATCAAATCCATATCTAACTTTCTAAATCTTTttatccaattcatataaaataATGCTTTTAAATGGGATGCAAAATGATCCATACATTTAAAACAATACCTATATGGCTAACTAGTTACTAGAgggtttattaatttat contains:
- the LOC120091221 gene encoding nuclear transcription factor Y subunit B-3-like; this translates as MADSDNDSGGGCQKSPSPREHDRLLPIANVGRIMKKALPGNAKISKDAKETVQECVSEFISFVTGEASEKCHNEKRKTINGDDLLWAMATLGFEDYVDPLKFYLQRFREIEGERTTLASRDSANAAANSAAAANSTFFDGGGEFGDGMGMTMMPPNVYGSNGPRWDGPGFTTTGRPR